GCCCACAACATGGTGCTGACGGCACATTCGCTGGGGCTGGGATCCTGCTACGTCGGATTCATCAAGGCGGTGCAGTTCATCCCCTCGCTCAAGCGCGAGCTGGGCATCGAATGGCCTTACAAGATCATCACGTCAATCGCCCTGGGTTACCCGAGAACGCGGACCGACAAGGCTGTTGCCCGCGAGCGGCCACCCATCACCTGGTTCCCTGCCAACCGCAGCGGACCGATCACAGAGGAGTGACACACATGACGGACATTTTCCCCGGTTATGGCTTCGAGTCGCATTATGTCGAAATCGACGGGCACCGGATCCATTACGTTGACGAAGGACAGGGCGAAGTCCTCCTGATGGTCCACGGAAATCCCACCTGGTCGTATCTCTACAGGCATTTCATATCGGGCCTGAAGGACAGTTACCGGTGCATCGCCCTCGATCATCTGGGTTTCGGGTATTCCGGGAAACCCAAGTGGGCCGACTACAGCATGCGTGCCCACATCATGCGGCTGGATTCGTTCATCAGCAAACTGGGCCTGAAGGATATCACGCTGGTCGTTCAGGATTGGGGTGGGATCATCGGCCTCAGCTGGGCCGCACGGCACAAGGAACTGGTCAAGAGGCTTGTGGTCATGAATACGGCCGCGTTTCTTCCCAGGCAGCCGCTGGAACTGCTGCGGATGAAGCCTGTGCCCTGGGGCTTTCCCCTCCTGTGGTCGCTGAAAATACCGGTCCTGGGGGAACTGTTCGTTCAGGGACTGAACGGGTTTGCCCGGTTCATGGTTCCTCTTGGGACCAGCCACCGGGAACGGCTGACGCCGGAAGTCATGGCCGGCTACCTGGATCCGTATCCGACCTGGAAGTCCCGCAAGGCGCATCTGGAAAGTGTCCGGCAGATCCCGATACTTCCCAGCCATCCCACCTGGCAGCTTCTGCAGGAAACGGGGCAGGAGATCAGCGGATGGGAAGTCCCCGCCCAGATCATCTGGGGAATGAAGGATCCGGTCTTCGTTCCGTGGTTCCTGGAGGAGTTTGAAAGGCGTTTGCCGAACCATGCACCGACCCTGAAGATTGGCGACGCAAGCCATTTTCTCCAGGACGATACCCCCGGGATCATTGTTGCCAGAATCCGGGAGTTCCTCGGGCAGCGGGAGGATCCCGGCATGAAATCACGCAGACTGCACGCAGTCATCTGAACCGGAAGGTCCTGGACCTTCCTTAAGGAGTTGTTTCGATGGAAAAAGTACTGTTCATCAACCCGTACGGACCGTTCAACCTCGCCTGGGGCCGGGACATGATGGACCTGCTGCAGTCGCGTCTCGCGCGCGGGCACGGCATCTTCAACATGACCTCCCACATGCATACCTTCGCGCTGTACCTGCTGGCGGAGAATGTCGACAACCCCAGCACCGTTCTGGAGCATCCGCACTGGGACGAGTTCATTGACGAGATCCGGAAGGGATACGACTACATCGCCATCCAGCTCAAGAGCGTCCATACGCCAAAGGTTGTCAAAATGATCAAGGCGATCCGCAAGGAGGCGCCAAAGTCCAAGATCGTCGTTGGCGGATATGGCGTTTCATCGCTTTTCGTCAAGATGCCCGGCGACAAGGACCAGGACGGCGAGTTCATCCGCGAGAACGCCGATTTCCTCTGCCGTGAAGAGGGGATCAAGTTCATGCGGCGGCTTCTGAAGAATGACCCGATAGTGAAAAAGGTCAACCAGTATCACATGCCCACCTGCGGATTTGCCCTGGCTGGTTTCCCGAATGCCCACCTGCGGCTGCCGGCTTTCCTGGTATCGCTGGGTTGCCCGGCAGGATGCGACTTCTGCAACACATCGGCTTTCTTCCACCAGAAGAAGATATATATCGCCGAACCCGCGCAGATATATGACTTCATGAAGCATTACCAGAAGAAGCTGAACTCGGAGAACCTGAACGTGATTCTCTTTGACGAGGACATGTTCCTGAACCCCGAATACGTGCGGGAACTGGGCCGGCTGATCCGGTCTGACCGCAAGACATGGGGAATCCGGTGGTTCTCCTTCGGCTCGGTGCGGGCCCTGTCCCACTATGAGCCGGAAGAGCTGCGGGAGTGCGGTGTCGGAGCCATCTGGGTCGGTGTCGAATCGAGCCTGTGCGAGCAGAACAAGGACGAGATGAACCTCGCCAAGAGGGAAGGCGCGAAGAAGCCGCCTGAGGTCATAGACGGCCTCCAGCGGAACGGCATCGAGGTGATTGCGTCGTCTATCCTGGGATTCGACTTTCACACCCGTGATAACATCGAGCAGGACATTGACTACTTCGTCAACCTCAAGCCGACGTTCTACCAGATTGGTCCGCTCACACCCTGTCCCGGTACCAAGCTGTTCGAGAGGATGATGGCCGAAAACCGGGTGCTGGATCACTATAACTATACGGACTTCCATCTCTGGAAAGACAACGTGTACCAGCTCGCGCACTTCGAGGCCGGGGAGATGAAGAAGTATTTCGACATCGCCCACGAAAAACTCCGCACCCGGAACGGCCCGCCACTGATACAGATATTCGAATCAAACCTCCGGGCGTACGAGAACCTGAAGAACCAGAAGAGCGACTTCCTGCGCCACCAGGCGGAACTCTCCCGGCAGCGGGCCCAGAGCCTGACGCCGTTCATGAAGTCCGTGGCCCACCACGCCCCGTCTCCCGAAGTTCACAAGCGGGTGCGTGACCTGCTGGCAGCTGCGGAAAAGTCCTTTGGTCCCGAACCGCTGGCGGCTCGCGGGATCAAGAAGATCGTCGAGGCCGTTTATGACTGGCGAATGGACCGTGTCGAGGCGCAAGGCGAAGAGGTCAGGGAGTCCGATCCGCCACCGCGCTGGACCTACTATAACGAGGGCCCGGTGAAGAAGCCGGTTGTCAGGCGCGGCCGTGATGCCAGGCCGACCTCCCGGCCATACGCAAGGGATTTCGGTGGCCTGTCGCTCGGTGCTGTCCGCGTGGATTTTCCCCGGCCGGCTGAAATCGCCCGCCGGGTGGGCCTGCGGCCATGAAACTCGCCAGCACGGCGTTTGGCGACAAGGCCCGAATCCCAGCGGTTCATACCCGGACCGGCGGGCAGCCCGACCGTTCTCCCGAACTGGTTTGGACAGGGGCTCCCGCCGGTACCCGGAGCTTTGCGCTGCTGTGCATTGATCCGCATCCGGTGGCCCGGAACTGGGTTCACTGGATCATTTTCGATATCCCGCCCGCTGCCGGGGGACTAAAGGCCGGACAGCCCTGTACGGAACGGCTTCCGGATGGCTCCCGGCAGGGCCGTAACGGTTACGGGGATATCGGGTGGGGAGGCCCCCAGCCACCCCCGGGAACAGGCGATCATCCGTACGAGTTCACGCTGTATGCGCTTGATGCAGACAGGCTCGACGTCAAGGCGACGGCCCCGTCCGTGGAGGAAGTGCGGAAATCCATGCCAAGCCATGTCCTCGGTCAGGCGGCACTGGTTGGCTACTACTCCCAGTAACCCGCCATGAGATGAAACTGCAGGGTTTGTGGCCCTGCGAGGTTCCCCGTGGAGATCATGTCCCATACCGATGTCGTGGGCCTGTTTGCCGGTTTGGGGCTTCTGCTGCTCTCCACCCGGTTTCTGGGAAACTGGGCTGAACGGTTCAGGTTGCCATGCGTTTTCGGCGAACTCCTGGCAGGAGTGATACTCGGCCCCACCATCCTGGGGCGCGTCTTCCCGGATGCGATCCGGATGCTTTTCCCCACGTCAGGACCGCCGGCCGTGGTGTTCAATGCCATTACCATCCTGGGCATTTCTGCATTTCTGCTCCTCTCCGGGCTTGAGATCGGGCTGACCAGAATCCGCCAGAGGGCGGGGCTGATTCTTGCCGTCAGTGCCGGAGGGTTTCTCGTCCCCTTTGTCACAGGAATCCTGTCGGCCAGTTTCCTGATGGATCACGCCGGGCCATCGGCGTCACCGTTGATCTTCACGCTGTTTTTCGCGACAGCAATGTCCATCACGGCGTTGCCGGTCATCGTCAAGATCCTCAAGGACTTGAAAGCCCTCCAGAATCAGACGGGCGCAGTGGTGATTGCCGCTGCCTCGATCAATGACCTGGGCGGCTGGCTCTTGATTGCCCTGATCCTGAAGCTGATGCCGGCGGACAAGGTGGCCATATCAGAGGTGGCTGTTACCGGGCTTTCGGTCGTGGCGTTCGTTGCCATCATGCTGACGCTTGGCCGGATGATTTTCCGGTATGTCCTGGTGCGCCGTGGCGGAGTCCCTCCGGAGCATGGCTCGCTGTTTGTCTATGTGCTCGGACTGGGCTGCCTGTCGGCGGCCTTCGCGGAATGGCTGGGCGTGCACGCAATCTTTGGCGCGTTTGTCCTGGGGCTGGCTCTTGGCGACCTGCATCATGTCAGGAGCCATGTCGCCGCCGGGATTGAGCGCTTTGTCACACTTGTCATGGCACCGCTGTTCTTTGGCAGCATCGGGCTTCAGGTTGATTTCGCAGCCAGCTTTGATGGGGGACTGATCGTGATGGTGCTGGCACTGGCCAGCGCCGGGAAACTGCTGGGTTCCTATGCCGGAGCCCGGATGGGCGGCCTGGATGCACAGCGTTCCTGGGCGACCGGATTTGCCATGAATGCCCGTGGTGCGATGGAGATCGCCGTTGGCACTGTCGCGCTGCGGGCCGGGATCATATCTGGACCGCTTTTTGTCGCGCTGGTCATCATGTCGGTTGGAACGTCACTGCTTGCTGCGCTGGCGCTCAAGGTTTTGCTCGTCAATGCCGGAAGTCCAGCCGTTGCGGATATGGAGGCGGACGTCAGGTATTCGACGAGTCTTGGTGGCAGCGAGTTTACGGTTTCCGTGGAAGCTGCCGGCTCAGTCCGGCAGATGTAGCTGCCGGGCGGCGACCGCCGGGTTCTCCAGCGCAGCGGCCATTTCGAACACAACCCAGGCCCCGCATCGGTCGCAGTCCACGTCGTTTCCGTAACAGCAGAAGGGTGAAACCAGTGTCCGGCCCGAAAGGTACAGCGGCAGTATCAGCTGCTTCGCCGGGCAGTTTCCCGTGATCTTCCCGGGGTTATTTTCCGACAGCATCATTTCGAGCGAACGAGTGCGGTTCCGTATGAGGCCGCCCATCTGCTTCTTCAGTTCCATGACTAGCCGTATGGCATCGTCGCGCT
Above is a window of Deltaproteobacteria bacterium DNA encoding:
- a CDS encoding alpha/beta fold hydrolase, with product MTDIFPGYGFESHYVEIDGHRIHYVDEGQGEVLLMVHGNPTWSYLYRHFISGLKDSYRCIALDHLGFGYSGKPKWADYSMRAHIMRLDSFISKLGLKDITLVVQDWGGIIGLSWAARHKELVKRLVVMNTAAFLPRQPLELLRMKPVPWGFPLLWSLKIPVLGELFVQGLNGFARFMVPLGTSHRERLTPEVMAGYLDPYPTWKSRKAHLESVRQIPILPSHPTWQLLQETGQEISGWEVPAQIIWGMKDPVFVPWFLEEFERRLPNHAPTLKIGDASHFLQDDTPGIIVARIREFLGQREDPGMKSRRLHAVI
- a CDS encoding YbhB/YbcL family Raf kinase inhibitor-like protein, coding for MKLASTAFGDKARIPAVHTRTGGQPDRSPELVWTGAPAGTRSFALLCIDPHPVARNWVHWIIFDIPPAAGGLKAGQPCTERLPDGSRQGRNGYGDIGWGGPQPPPGTGDHPYEFTLYALDADRLDVKATAPSVEEVRKSMPSHVLGQAALVGYYSQ
- a CDS encoding cation:proton antiporter, with translation MSHTDVVGLFAGLGLLLLSTRFLGNWAERFRLPCVFGELLAGVILGPTILGRVFPDAIRMLFPTSGPPAVVFNAITILGISAFLLLSGLEIGLTRIRQRAGLILAVSAGGFLVPFVTGILSASFLMDHAGPSASPLIFTLFFATAMSITALPVIVKILKDLKALQNQTGAVVIAAASINDLGGWLLIALILKLMPADKVAISEVAVTGLSVVAFVAIMLTLGRMIFRYVLVRRGGVPPEHGSLFVYVLGLGCLSAAFAEWLGVHAIFGAFVLGLALGDLHHVRSHVAAGIERFVTLVMAPLFFGSIGLQVDFAASFDGGLIVMVLALASAGKLLGSYAGARMGGLDAQRSWATGFAMNARGAMEIAVGTVALRAGIISGPLFVALVIMSVGTSLLAALALKVLLVNAGSPAVADMEADVRYSTSLGGSEFTVSVEAAGSVRQM